One genomic segment of Amycolatopsis sp. WQ 127309 includes these proteins:
- a CDS encoding GNAT family N-acetyltransferase, with protein sequence MSDWSTLPTLSGEHVRLEPLTPDHAKGLFEAGADPGIWAWLSVRQPLDVPAAERMISDALADPARRPFAQLDAASGRVAGTTSYYQVVAQHRILSIGHTWIGADWQRTGLNTESKLLLLTHAFETLDAQRVAWETDIRNLRSQRAIERLGALREGVLRAHRIRPDGSSRDTVTYSMLAPEWPAAKARLTERLVTGARLPR encoded by the coding sequence GTGAGTGACTGGAGCACCCTGCCGACCCTGTCCGGTGAGCACGTCCGCCTGGAGCCGTTGACGCCCGACCACGCCAAGGGCCTGTTCGAGGCCGGCGCCGACCCGGGCATCTGGGCCTGGCTCAGCGTCCGGCAGCCGCTGGACGTCCCGGCCGCCGAACGGATGATCTCGGACGCGCTGGCCGACCCCGCCCGGCGGCCCTTCGCGCAGCTCGACGCCGCCTCCGGCCGGGTCGCCGGGACGACGTCGTACTACCAGGTCGTGGCGCAGCACCGGATCCTCTCGATCGGGCACACCTGGATCGGCGCGGACTGGCAGCGCACCGGGCTGAACACCGAGTCGAAACTGCTGTTGCTCACGCACGCGTTCGAAACCCTTGACGCGCAACGGGTCGCGTGGGAGACCGACATCCGCAACCTGCGCTCACAACGCGCCATCGAACGACTTGGCGCGCTTCGCGAAGGCGTCCTGCGCGCGCACCGGATCCGGCCGGACGGGTCGTCGCGCGACACCGTCACCTACTCGATGCTCGCGCCGGAGTGGCCGGCCGCGAAAGCCCGGCTGACTGAACGCTTAGTCACCGGCGCTCGCCTGCCTCGGTGA
- a CDS encoding phosphoribosyltransferase — protein sequence MAEEREELSWELFGTAARELAHTVADDGFAPDLILSIARGGLFVAGSLGYALDVKNLHVMNVEFYTGVDQRLDLPVMLPPVPNAVDLTSKKVLIADDVADTGATLKLVRDYCLDHVAEVRSAVVYEKPHSTVKCEYVWRHTDKWINFPWSVLPPVVKREGQVLDA from the coding sequence ATGGCCGAAGAGCGGGAAGAGCTGAGCTGGGAGCTGTTCGGCACGGCGGCGCGTGAACTGGCTCACACCGTCGCCGACGACGGCTTCGCGCCCGACCTCATCCTGTCCATCGCCCGCGGTGGCCTGTTCGTCGCCGGCTCGCTCGGCTACGCGCTCGACGTGAAGAACCTGCACGTGATGAACGTCGAGTTCTACACCGGCGTCGACCAGCGCCTCGACCTGCCGGTGATGCTGCCGCCGGTGCCGAACGCCGTCGACCTCACGAGCAAGAAGGTGCTGATCGCCGACGACGTCGCCGACACCGGCGCCACCCTCAAGCTCGTCCGCGACTACTGCCTCGACCACGTCGCCGAGGTGCGCTCGGCCGTCGTCTACGAGAAGCCGCACTCCACCGTGAAGTGCGAGTACGTCTGGCGCCACACCGACAAGTGGATCAATTTCCCGTGGTCGGTGCTGCCGCCCGTGGTCAAGCGCGAAGGACAGGTTCTCGACGCATGA
- a CDS encoding exo-beta-N-acetylmuramidase NamZ domain-containing protein yields the protein MNLNRRHFLGASAGALAVPVLAGGSARAQSEQPGQTQTHGRVLTGAEQLAGQGWQAFKGRKLGVLSNPTGVLLNGDHIVDSMVAAGVKPVAAFGPEHGFRGSAQAGGSEGDYTDPRTGVPVYDAYGADATKLASLFTKAGVDTVVFDIADVGARFYTYIWSLYTAMVAAAKVGAAFVVLDRPNPIGGRLAGPVLDPKFASGIGKKPIAQQHGMTVGELARFFAEEFLPGEGVKLAKLEVIQVRGWQRDVQFAQTGLNWVLPSPNVPTPDTALVYPGTGMFEGTVFSEGRGTTRPFEIIGAPGLDWRWREKLEELHLPGAKFREIYFVPTFNKFVNETCGGVQVSVSDPRAFDAIRTAVAMLVTAKALHPDKFAWRPDNYIDKLSGSDRLRTMVDAGAGVDEVTGAWRAELAAFDHTRRRHLLYR from the coding sequence GTGAACCTGAACCGGCGTCACTTCCTCGGCGCGAGCGCGGGCGCCCTCGCGGTCCCGGTCCTGGCCGGTGGTTCGGCCCGGGCGCAGTCGGAACAACCCGGACAGACGCAGACCCACGGAAGGGTGCTGACCGGCGCGGAGCAGCTGGCCGGCCAGGGCTGGCAGGCCTTCAAGGGCCGCAAGCTCGGCGTGCTGTCGAACCCGACCGGGGTCCTGCTGAACGGGGACCACATCGTCGACTCGATGGTCGCGGCCGGCGTCAAGCCGGTCGCGGCCTTCGGGCCCGAGCACGGCTTCCGCGGCAGCGCGCAGGCCGGCGGCTCCGAGGGCGACTACACGGACCCGCGGACCGGCGTGCCCGTGTACGACGCGTACGGCGCCGACGCGACGAAGCTCGCTTCGCTGTTCACCAAGGCGGGCGTCGACACCGTCGTGTTCGACATCGCGGACGTCGGCGCGCGTTTCTACACCTACATCTGGTCGCTCTACACGGCGATGGTGGCGGCCGCGAAGGTCGGCGCGGCCTTCGTCGTGCTCGACCGCCCGAACCCCATCGGCGGCCGGCTCGCCGGGCCGGTGCTCGACCCGAAGTTCGCCTCCGGGATCGGGAAGAAGCCGATCGCCCAGCAGCACGGCATGACCGTCGGCGAGCTCGCGCGCTTCTTCGCCGAAGAGTTCCTGCCGGGCGAAGGCGTGAAGCTCGCGAAGCTGGAAGTCATCCAGGTACGCGGTTGGCAGCGTGACGTCCAGTTCGCGCAGACCGGGCTGAACTGGGTGCTGCCGAGCCCGAACGTGCCGACGCCGGACACGGCGCTCGTCTACCCCGGCACCGGCATGTTCGAAGGCACGGTGTTCTCCGAGGGCCGCGGGACGACGCGGCCGTTCGAGATCATCGGCGCGCCCGGGCTCGACTGGCGCTGGCGGGAGAAGCTCGAGGAGCTCCACCTGCCCGGCGCGAAGTTCCGGGAGATCTACTTCGTGCCGACGTTCAACAAGTTCGTCAACGAGACCTGCGGCGGCGTCCAGGTGAGCGTCAGCGATCCGCGGGCCTTCGACGCGATCCGGACCGCGGTCGCCATGCTCGTCACGGCGAAGGCGCTGCACCCGGACAAGTTCGCCTGGCGCCCCGACAACTACATCGACAAGCTCTCCGGGTCCGACCGGCTCCGGACCATGGTCGACGCCGGTGCGGGCGTCGACGAGGTCACCGGGGCCTGGCGGGCCGAGCTCGCCGCGTTCGACCACACCCGCCGTCGCCACCTGCTCTACCGCTGA
- a CDS encoding MFS transporter produces the protein MGTFTVGTDGFVLNGLLPVIAADLHVTESVAGQLTTVFALTYAVASPLIAAFTGSWDRRLLLAGGMALFTVGMAGQALGTSFAVVAAARLLAAVGAAAFQSNAYVLAGALSSEQRRGRALSTVAAGMSVSMVLGVPIGVLAGNWFGWRAVMWGIGVVAVVVAALIPLIPEVRVPAAGLRERLAVVARPAVARVLVVTVFGTLAAFTVFVYLPVLVAPVASGAVLSWVLVGFGLGQLAGTTFTGRATDRLGPARVLAFSLAGTAVVLAVVDVAVLSLPGALLFAVLAGAFGGLLMVPQQHRLFTIAPDVPTVALGVNGSAIYVGGALGSVLGGVVLADAGPGWVGPAGALAALAALALGVNPASRTTSPRSARTATPPVRSPR, from the coding sequence GTGGGCACGTTCACCGTCGGCACCGACGGGTTCGTGCTCAACGGCCTGCTGCCGGTCATCGCCGCCGACCTGCACGTGACGGAGTCCGTCGCGGGCCAGCTCACCACCGTCTTTGCACTGACGTACGCGGTCGCGTCGCCGCTCATCGCCGCGTTCACCGGCTCCTGGGACCGCCGCCTGCTGCTCGCAGGCGGCATGGCGCTGTTCACCGTCGGCATGGCCGGGCAGGCGCTCGGGACGTCGTTCGCGGTGGTCGCCGCGGCCCGGCTGCTCGCCGCCGTCGGCGCGGCCGCGTTCCAGTCGAACGCCTACGTCCTCGCCGGGGCGCTCTCGTCCGAACAACGCCGCGGGCGGGCCCTGTCGACGGTCGCCGCCGGGATGAGCGTGTCGATGGTGCTCGGCGTCCCGATCGGCGTGCTCGCCGGGAACTGGTTCGGCTGGCGCGCGGTGATGTGGGGGATTGGCGTGGTCGCGGTCGTCGTCGCGGCCCTGATCCCGCTCATCCCCGAGGTCCGCGTGCCCGCGGCCGGGCTGCGCGAGCGCCTCGCCGTCGTCGCCCGGCCGGCGGTCGCCCGCGTCCTGGTGGTGACGGTCTTCGGCACGCTCGCCGCGTTCACCGTGTTCGTCTACCTGCCGGTGCTGGTCGCGCCGGTCGCGAGCGGCGCCGTCCTGTCGTGGGTGCTGGTCGGGTTCGGGCTCGGCCAGCTCGCCGGGACGACGTTCACCGGCCGCGCCACCGACCGTCTCGGCCCGGCCCGGGTCCTCGCGTTTTCGCTGGCGGGCACGGCGGTCGTGCTCGCGGTCGTGGACGTCGCCGTGCTGTCCCTGCCAGGAGCGCTGCTGTTCGCGGTGCTCGCCGGGGCCTTCGGCGGGCTGCTGATGGTGCCGCAGCAGCACCGGCTGTTCACGATCGCGCCGGACGTCCCGACCGTCGCATTGGGCGTGAACGGCTCGGCGATCTACGTCGGCGGCGCGCTCGGTTCGGTGCTCGGCGGCGTTGTCCTCGCCGACGCGGGCCCGGGATGGGTGGGGCCGGCCGGCGCGCTCGCCGCCCTGGCCGCTCTCGCGCTGGGCGTCAACCCAGCTTCGCGGACCACTTCTCCTCGATCCGCCCGAACCGCCACACCGCCAGTGCGATCACCCAGGTGA
- a CDS encoding oxidoreductase yields MSDPLKPLLDLEGVAAAAKSAQDAVFAVHRLPANLRGGAATASEASVRAARASAGIEGANPELPADGAVADPVLAGALRVAETLETLLPTWRRAPLQALARMHVLAAADLVSDPDALGRPHSGGGRLELLAQLVTGATSVPGPVLAAVVHGELLALKPFGSADGVVARAAARLTMIATGLDPKALSIPEVAFFRRVPRYLEAAEGFASGTSDGVRAWLLFNCEAFEAGAREAKSISDAAS; encoded by the coding sequence ATGAGCGACCCGCTGAAGCCCCTGCTCGACCTCGAAGGTGTGGCCGCGGCGGCGAAGTCCGCGCAGGACGCCGTGTTCGCGGTGCACCGCCTCCCGGCGAACCTGCGCGGGGGTGCGGCGACCGCGAGCGAAGCCTCGGTTCGCGCGGCGCGCGCGTCGGCCGGGATCGAAGGCGCCAACCCGGAACTGCCGGCCGACGGCGCGGTGGCCGACCCGGTGCTGGCGGGCGCGCTGCGCGTCGCCGAGACGTTGGAGACGCTGCTGCCGACGTGGCGCCGCGCGCCCCTGCAAGCGTTGGCCCGCATGCACGTTCTCGCCGCGGCGGACCTCGTCAGCGACCCGGATGCGTTGGGGCGCCCGCATTCCGGCGGCGGCCGGCTGGAGCTGCTGGCCCAGCTGGTGACCGGCGCGACGTCGGTGCCGGGTCCGGTCCTGGCGGCCGTCGTGCACGGGGAACTGCTGGCGCTCAAGCCTTTCGGCAGCGCGGACGGCGTCGTGGCGCGCGCCGCGGCGCGGCTGACGATGATCGCGACGGGCCTGGACCCGAAGGCGCTGAGCATCCCGGAGGTCGCGTTCTTCCGCCGGGTGCCGCGTTATCTCGAAGCCGCGGAAGGGTTCGCGAGCGGGACGTCGGACGGCGTCCGCGCGTGGCTGCTCTTCAACTGCGAAGCGTTCGAAGCCGGTGCGCGCGAAGCGAAGAGCATCTCGGACGCGGCCTCTTAG
- a CDS encoding HoxN/HupN/NixA family nickel/cobalt transporter yields MGVLEATGSRLSRREWVSVGGMAGFILLLNVVGWVVLAVFVAPQHYALGTSGVFGIGLGVTAFTLGMRHAFDADHIAAIDNTTRKLMADGQRPLSVGFWFSLGHSTIVFVLCLLLSLGVRALAGQVEDDSSTLHRTTGLIGTSVSGVFLYVIAILNLVVLVGILRVFKGMRRGEFDEAALEHQLDNRGLMNRLLRGATKAVRKPWHIYPVGLLFGLGFDTATEIGLLVLAAGAATFALPWYAILVLPILFAAGMSLFDTVDGCFMNFAYGWAFAKPVRKIFYNLTVTALSVAVALLIGTIELVSILAEKLDITSGPLAAIASVDLDYVGFAIVGLFVLTWVIALAVWRFGRIEEKWSAKLG; encoded by the coding sequence ATGGGCGTGCTCGAAGCGACCGGTTCGCGGCTTTCACGCCGTGAATGGGTCTCCGTGGGCGGGATGGCCGGGTTCATCCTGCTGCTGAACGTCGTGGGCTGGGTGGTGCTGGCGGTTTTCGTCGCACCCCAGCACTACGCGTTGGGCACCTCCGGCGTGTTCGGGATCGGGCTGGGCGTCACGGCGTTCACGCTCGGCATGCGGCACGCCTTCGACGCCGATCACATCGCCGCGATCGACAACACCACCCGCAAGCTGATGGCCGACGGCCAGCGGCCGCTGTCGGTCGGCTTCTGGTTCTCCCTCGGGCACTCGACGATCGTCTTCGTGCTGTGCCTCCTGCTCTCCCTCGGCGTCCGCGCCCTGGCCGGGCAGGTCGAGGACGACTCCTCGACGCTGCACCGGACCACCGGCCTCATCGGGACGTCGGTGTCCGGCGTGTTCCTGTACGTGATCGCGATCCTCAACCTCGTGGTGCTCGTCGGGATCCTGCGGGTGTTCAAGGGGATGCGCCGCGGCGAGTTCGACGAAGCCGCACTGGAGCACCAGCTGGACAACCGGGGCCTGATGAACCGGCTGCTGCGCGGGGCGACGAAGGCCGTGCGCAAGCCGTGGCACATCTACCCGGTCGGCCTGCTCTTCGGGCTGGGCTTCGACACCGCGACGGAGATCGGCCTGCTGGTGCTGGCCGCGGGCGCCGCGACGTTCGCCCTGCCCTGGTACGCGATCCTCGTGCTGCCGATCCTGTTCGCCGCGGGGATGAGCCTGTTCGACACCGTGGACGGCTGCTTCATGAACTTCGCCTACGGCTGGGCGTTCGCGAAGCCGGTGCGCAAGATCTTCTACAACCTCACGGTGACGGCGTTGTCGGTCGCCGTCGCACTGCTGATCGGCACGATCGAGCTGGTGTCGATCCTCGCCGAGAAGCTCGACATCACGTCCGGGCCGCTGGCCGCGATCGCCTCGGTCGACCTGGACTACGTCGGGTTCGCGATCGTCGGGTTGTTCGTGCTCACCTGGGTGATCGCACTGGCGGTGTGGCGGTTCGGGCGGATCGAGGAGAAGTGGTCCGCGAAGCTGGGTTGA
- a CDS encoding serine hydrolase domain-containing protein, with product MLVALTTLTSGASAITTPAGRHDPDAGRFDRPQQGFAPSWTTLRDGPPKDVNLDPAPIKSAEDFLASWTKPDATGHPHFSGAVGLLAHDGVVVDRYAVGGAVRYADAAGTELPADQQVPMRNDTIFDMASISKLFTSIAVLQLIERGRLTVDTPVSRFFPEFATGDKAAITIKMLLTHVSGFDADPIPSLWAGYPDIPSRRQAVLDSPLKNKPGTTYLYSDINLLTLGFIVEKLTGQPLDKVVHDRITGPLGMADTGYNPPASKLNRIAATEFEANPPRGMVRGSVHDENAWSLGGVAGHAGVFSTAGDMAVLAQTILNGGSYRGHRVLRPDTVRLMLTNYNQQFPDDSHGLGFELDQPWYMGALASPVTAGHTGFTGTTLVIDPESRSFAILLTNRVHPSRNWGSINTARQVWATSLARAMAVKPAAGKDAWTSTLGNNAVATLSTRPITTQSDQARVSFYAFVDTEGSTDPLQLQTSTDGVNWQPIALSVSGPGAPSGDVTSLSGHGHRAWWKVTAKLPQAAGISLRWRYGTDPNYTGRGVSVDGVKVTERGRALLDGERESSAFTAEGFQLSAR from the coding sequence GTGCTGGTCGCGCTGACCACGTTGACCTCGGGAGCCAGTGCCATCACCACCCCCGCCGGGCGCCATGACCCCGATGCCGGCCGCTTCGACCGGCCGCAGCAGGGCTTCGCGCCTTCGTGGACGACCCTGCGCGACGGGCCCCCGAAGGACGTCAACCTCGATCCCGCGCCGATCAAGTCCGCCGAGGACTTCCTGGCGAGCTGGACGAAGCCGGACGCCACCGGGCACCCGCACTTCTCCGGCGCGGTCGGGCTGCTGGCCCACGACGGCGTGGTCGTCGACCGGTACGCGGTCGGCGGCGCAGTGCGGTACGCCGACGCCGCGGGCACCGAACTGCCCGCCGACCAGCAGGTCCCGATGCGGAACGACACCATCTTCGACATGGCGTCGATCTCGAAGCTGTTCACCTCGATCGCCGTGCTGCAGCTCATCGAACGCGGGCGGCTGACCGTCGACACCCCGGTGTCCCGCTTCTTCCCGGAGTTCGCGACCGGCGACAAGGCCGCGATCACGATCAAGATGCTGCTCACGCACGTCTCCGGGTTCGACGCCGACCCGATCCCCTCGCTGTGGGCCGGCTACCCGGACATCCCGTCGCGCCGGCAGGCCGTGCTCGACAGCCCGTTGAAGAACAAGCCGGGCACGACGTACCTCTACTCCGACATCAACCTGCTCACCCTCGGCTTCATCGTCGAGAAGCTGACCGGGCAGCCGCTGGACAAGGTGGTGCACGACCGGATCACCGGGCCGCTGGGCATGGCCGACACGGGGTACAACCCGCCCGCGTCGAAGCTGAACCGGATCGCCGCGACGGAGTTCGAGGCGAACCCGCCCCGCGGGATGGTGCGCGGCAGCGTGCACGACGAGAACGCGTGGTCGCTCGGCGGCGTCGCCGGGCACGCCGGGGTGTTCAGCACGGCGGGCGACATGGCCGTGCTGGCCCAGACGATCCTCAACGGCGGCAGTTACCGCGGGCACCGGGTCCTGCGCCCGGACACCGTGCGTCTGATGCTCACCAACTACAACCAGCAGTTCCCGGACGACTCGCACGGCCTCGGCTTCGAGCTCGACCAGCCCTGGTACATGGGTGCGCTGGCCTCGCCGGTCACCGCCGGGCACACCGGTTTCACCGGAACGACGCTGGTCATCGACCCGGAGTCGCGCTCGTTCGCGATCTTGCTGACGAACCGGGTGCACCCGAGCCGCAACTGGGGCTCGATCAACACCGCCCGCCAGGTGTGGGCGACGTCGCTCGCGCGCGCGATGGCCGTCAAGCCGGCCGCCGGGAAGGACGCCTGGACGAGCACGCTGGGTAACAACGCCGTTGCCACGCTGAGTACCCGCCCCATTACTACGCAAAGTGATCAAGCTCGCGTGTCCTTCTACGCCTTCGTGGACACCGAGGGGAGCACCGATCCACTTCAGCTGCAGACCAGCACCGACGGGGTGAACTGGCAACCGATCGCGCTATCGGTATCCGGGCCGGGTGCACCGTCCGGAGACGTGACGTCGCTCTCCGGGCACGGGCACCGTGCCTGGTGGAAGGTGACGGCCAAGCTGCCCCAGGCCGCCGGGATCAGCCTCAGGTGGCGTTACGGCACCGATCCGAACTACACGGGCCGCGGAGTTTCGGTCGACGGTGTGAAAGTCACCGAACGCGGCCGAGCACTCCTCGACGGTGAGCGAGAATCGTCTGCTTTCACCGCTGAAGGTTTCCAGTTGAGCGCACGGTGA
- a CDS encoding N-acetylmuramic acid 6-phosphate etherase, which produces MMTVPTQAVHVDSPTETRNPRTTDIDLMSTAGILSAINAEDRTVAGAVAAVLPQVARAVDYAVEALRAGGRVHYVGAGTSGRLATLDAAELVPTFNVPGDWFIAHHAGGERALRQAVENAEDDDGAGAAEMAAMVQPGDFVLGLTASGRTPYVLGALLAASRQGARTGLVSGNAKAAKPPGVDVLIAVDTGPEAIAGSTRMKAGTAQKMILTSFSTATMIKLGRTYSNLMVSMRATNAKLRGRTIRILQEATGMTMADCSDALTEAGGDLKVALVHLLSGADVTSAAKALHTSGGHVRKALDLVRARAS; this is translated from the coding sequence ATGATGACCGTCCCCACGCAGGCGGTGCACGTCGATTCGCCGACCGAGACCCGCAACCCCCGCACCACGGACATCGACCTGATGTCCACCGCGGGGATCCTGAGCGCGATCAACGCCGAGGACCGCACGGTCGCCGGCGCGGTCGCCGCGGTGCTGCCGCAGGTGGCACGGGCGGTGGACTACGCGGTGGAGGCACTGCGGGCCGGCGGCCGGGTGCACTACGTCGGCGCGGGGACCTCGGGTCGTCTCGCCACGCTGGACGCGGCCGAGCTGGTGCCGACGTTCAACGTGCCGGGTGACTGGTTCATCGCGCACCACGCCGGCGGCGAGCGCGCCCTGCGCCAGGCCGTCGAAAACGCGGAGGACGACGACGGGGCGGGCGCGGCCGAGATGGCCGCCATGGTCCAGCCGGGCGACTTCGTGCTGGGGCTGACGGCGTCGGGCAGGACGCCGTACGTCTTGGGCGCGCTGCTCGCGGCGTCGCGTCAGGGGGCCCGCACCGGGCTGGTGTCGGGCAACGCGAAGGCCGCCAAGCCGCCGGGCGTCGACGTGCTCATCGCCGTCGACACCGGGCCGGAGGCGATCGCCGGCTCGACCCGGATGAAGGCGGGCACGGCGCAGAAGATGATCCTCACGTCGTTCTCGACGGCGACGATGATCAAGCTCGGCCGGACCTACTCCAACCTGATGGTCAGCATGCGGGCCACCAACGCGAAGCTGCGCGGCCGGACCATCCGCATCCTGCAGGAAGCCACCGGCATGACGATGGCGGACTGCTCCGACGCGCTCACCGAGGCCGGGGGCGACCTCAAGGTGGCGCTGGTGCACCTGCTGTCCGGGGCGGACGTCACGAGCGCGGCGAAGGCGCTCCACACGTCCGGCGGACACGTTCGCAAGGCTCTTGACTTGGTGCGGGCGCGCGCCAGCTAA
- a CDS encoding MurR/RpiR family transcriptional regulator, translating to MPTVSNFPTVTDTESVVGTAPSEAVPVQTAVRDADASPLVRIRSLLPGLARAEQRVAKVVLEDPAHVARRSITEVALAANTSETTVTRFCKAVGVGGYPQLRIALAADTARTEARSSRNLGGEIGPDDDLAAVISKVSFADARAVEETAEQLDVATMQRVIEVVANAGRSDVYGVGASAFVAADLQQKLHRIGRVCFAWSDTHIMLTSAAVLSPGDVAIGVSHTGATTDTVEALRVAREHGAITIAVTNFPRSPITEVADYVLTTAARETTFRSGATASRIAQLTVIDCLFIGVAQRHMDASVNALDATRDAVGSHRLGVRPDGRRRPRETGK from the coding sequence ATGCCAACGGTTAGTAACTTTCCGACGGTGACTGATACCGAATCCGTAGTCGGAACGGCACCGTCCGAAGCCGTACCGGTCCAGACGGCCGTGCGGGACGCCGACGCCAGCCCGCTGGTGCGGATCCGGTCGCTGCTCCCCGGACTGGCCCGCGCCGAGCAGCGCGTGGCCAAGGTGGTGCTGGAGGATCCCGCGCACGTCGCGAGACGCAGCATCACCGAGGTGGCCTTGGCCGCCAACACGAGCGAGACGACGGTGACGCGGTTCTGCAAGGCCGTCGGCGTCGGCGGCTACCCGCAGCTGCGCATCGCGCTGGCCGCGGACACCGCCCGCACCGAGGCGCGCAGCTCGCGCAACCTCGGCGGCGAGATCGGCCCGGACGACGACCTGGCCGCCGTGATCAGCAAGGTCAGCTTCGCCGACGCGCGCGCCGTCGAAGAGACGGCCGAGCAGCTCGACGTCGCCACGATGCAGCGCGTCATCGAGGTCGTCGCCAACGCCGGCCGCTCCGACGTCTACGGCGTGGGCGCCAGCGCGTTCGTCGCCGCGGACCTGCAGCAGAAGCTGCACCGCATCGGCCGCGTGTGCTTCGCGTGGTCGGACACGCACATCATGCTCACCTCGGCCGCGGTGCTGAGCCCCGGTGACGTCGCGATCGGCGTCTCGCACACCGGCGCGACCACCGACACCGTCGAGGCGCTGCGGGTGGCCCGGGAGCACGGCGCGATCACCATCGCCGTGACGAACTTCCCGCGCTCCCCGATCACCGAGGTCGCCGACTACGTCCTGACGACGGCCGCCCGGGAAACCACCTTCCGTTCGGGGGCCACGGCGAGCCGCATCGCCCAGCTCACCGTCATCGACTGCCTGTTCATCGGCGTCGCGCAGCGGCACATGGACGCGTCGGTCAACGCCCTGGACGCCACCAGGGACGCGGTCGGCTCGCACCGCCTGGGTGTCAGGCCGGACGGTCGTCGCCGTCCTCGGGAAACCGGCAAGTAA
- a CDS encoding helix-turn-helix transcriptional regulator, with product MTRTLPQPAREAIEIVTVLQALADPVRLEVIRELSTVTEPRSCSLEAYDVDITAATLSHHWRVLREAGLTTTFVDGRRRWVELRRDDLQARFPGLLDAVLS from the coding sequence GTGACCAGGACGCTGCCTCAACCGGCGCGTGAAGCGATCGAGATCGTGACGGTGCTGCAGGCGCTCGCCGATCCGGTGCGCCTGGAGGTCATCCGTGAGCTGTCGACGGTGACGGAGCCGCGAAGCTGCTCGCTCGAGGCGTACGACGTCGACATCACGGCGGCGACGCTGTCGCACCACTGGCGCGTGCTGCGCGAAGCGGGGTTGACGACGACGTTCGTCGACGGACGCCGGCGCTGGGTCGAACTACGGCGTGACGACCTGCAGGCGCGGTTTCCCGGCCTGCTGGACGCCGTGCTCAGCTAA